Proteins encoded together in one Oncorhynchus mykiss isolate Arlee chromosome 7, USDA_OmykA_1.1, whole genome shotgun sequence window:
- the LOC110527359 gene encoding CRACD-like protein isoform X1, with protein sequence MDTNAGEVEDSGEELTGRKKSRFKLLKSRLFGRLKRKETEGLMKQSQSASDVTADVIAPRDDDSEDDCLGSPNTLGSRALSHDSIFLAAQSQRSSEPTRVLSQNVHGRIQELQLKLRQQNMCLGPPPLLIPGKRMEDSGATSDGDGLPQSPPVILFHDRTAQGPSYKFPDTHRHHSSLSLAGTGSEEEEQCLSQPSSRPLSPNPASPCDPEPSPAVDFTSPAQYTPSLDSSAARHRMSVKPRNQRASAKGRKGPLRASRLGSESMSDLDPDQPLSEREEEQDGTEDEDREEEEERERPFSSSPKDSEEKPWQSVPPGGQKEVLQRQESSETEGRVTTNPLYLQAMTSPLSEPMTKTSILETPSLSTPPSAAVEEPQKPPEPIRVKRPRTLIQDNSDQGSRPGSTSENTLSRPLSHVYGSDSTTNQLPSKEKPEENMTPATSNKGDRLSRNTQGVSLAVTSSSTHHSALPTPAPHIIRQTQRPASERESVRETTAVPLSGVNEETSKLDLVQRRRGLPTGHEDTLPRANSLSTSSLRQRSKSATGRAQTGTRNKEMNAEGKVGEGLVAKNPHQESVRRQEVKPEQATFKGLKENQPQPSRQERNVQTEVEVVEETGLKGGEKRDGQSEGNEEKEQERRSAFGVKLRTTSQSLKYRLERDQQFRVKFHIVSTTAEPVKGEIGTSSKVRGDLANKASRKGPSQMSDCPPSYTPDRNRLNENQDDDDTDLVVDAFSDPDKGPSSRPALGLPRGAETPGSNGSAGSEPVWMSMAREKTRSLQQHLSPETEAGTGGTGGTTTPQYTTSPRPAPTPAPQPRLQPTAQPSTQPPSQSQPSTKTASQKQTSPPVVQPPSQPIPSGRPILQEMHLTAKLKTLPSDQPNTQTASQPTPQGTAQQLTQPSSQTHTPTRPTLRGASERSSTSLKRAEKISVEKWTERALPTGTMEESSNGQIEIHISKPEIPSSSSYRGQPTWMELAKRKSLAWSDKTMD encoded by the exons ATGGATACTAACGCTGGGGAAGTGGAGGACTCAGGAGAAGAGCTTACAG GGAGGAAGAAGTCTCGGTTCAAGCTGCTGAAGAGTCGTCTGTTTGGCCGTCTGAAGAGGAAGGAGACTGAAGGACTGATGAAGCAGAGCCAGTCCGCCAGTGATGTCACTGCTGATGTCATAGCTCCGAGGGACGACGACTCAGAGGATGACTGTTT GGGCAGTCCAAATACACTGGGGTCCAGAGCTCTGTCACATGACAGCATCTTCCTGGCTGCCCAATCACAGAGATCCTCTGAGCCGACGAGGGTTCTGTCTCAGAACGTACACGGCAGGATACAAGAACTGCAG CTGAAACTGCGGCAGCAGAACATGTGTCTGGGCCCTCCCCCCTTGCTGATCCCTGGAAAGAGAATGGAAGATTCCGGAGCTACCTCTGACGGTGATGGTTTGCCCCAGAGCCCTCCAGTGATCTTGTTCCATGATCGAACAGCACAGGGGCCTTCCTACAAG TTCCCTGACACTCACAGGCACCATAGCTCTCTGAGtttagcagggacagggagtgaggaggaggagcag TGCCTCTCCCAGCcctcctcccgtcctctctccccGAATCCTGCTTCCCCCTGTGATCCAGAGCCCTCCCCTGCAGTGGACTTtaccagcccagcccagtacaCTCCTAGCCTGGACAGCTCTGCCGCCCGTCACCGCATGTCTGTTAAACCCAGGAACCAGAGGGCCAGCGCCAAGGGAAGGAAAGGTCCCCTG AGAGCAAGCAGACTTGGCTCAGAGAGCATGAGTGACCTGGACCCAGACCAGCCCCTGTctgagagggaggaagagcagGATGGAACGGAGGAcgaggacagagaggaagaggaggagagggagagaccgttCTCTTCATCTCCAAAAGACTCTGAGGAGAAGCCCTGGCAGTCAGTACCCCCTGGTGGTCAGAAAGAGgtattacagagacaagagtccTCCGAGACAGAGGGACGCGTCACCACcaaccctctctacctccaggcTATGACCTCTCCTCTATCAGAACCCATGACCAAGACCTCCATCCTGGAGACCCCGAGCTTGTCCACTCCCCCTTCAGCAGCAGTGGAGGAGCCACAGAAGCCCCCGGAACCTATCCGGGTCAAACGCCCAAGAACTCTCATCCAGGATAATTCAGACCAGGGAAGTCGGCCTGGGTCTACATCTGAAAATACCCTCTCCAGGCCTCTCAGTCATGTCTATGGATCAGACTCTACCACAAATCAACTTCCCTCAAAAGAGAAGCCAGAGGAGAATATGACCCCAGCCACCTCTAACAAGGGAGACAGGTTGAGCAGAAACACACAGGGTGTGAGCCTAGCGGTCACCAGCAGCTCTACACACCACTCTGCTCTACCTACCCCTGCCCCTCACATTAtaagacaaacacagagacctgCTTCTGAGAGAGAGTCTGTCAGAGAGACTACAGCAGTCCCACTGTCGGGCGTTAATGAAGAAACCTCCAAATTGGACCTggtgcagaggaggagagggctacCTACTGGCCATGAAGACACACTGCCTAGAGCAAACAGTTTATCCACCTCCTCCTTGAGACAACGTTCCAAGAGCGCCACTGGCAGAGCCCAAACAGGGACGAGAAACAAGGAGATGAATGCAGAAGGAAaagtaggggagggtttggtggCCAAGAACCCTCATCAGGAGTCTGTCAGAAGGCAAGAGGTAAAACCAGAGCAGGCCACATTTAAAGGTCTGAAGGAAAACCAACCACAACCCTCACGTCAGGAGAGAAACGTACAAACAGAGGTAGAAGTAGTGGAGGAGACAGGactgaagggaggagagaaaagggatGGGCAGAGTGAGGGAAATGAGGAgaaggagcaggagaggaggagtgctTTCGGAGTGAAGCTGCGCACCACTTCTCAGTCTCTGAAGTATCGCTTGGAAAGGGACCAACAATTCAGGGTTAAGTTTCATATTGTCTCAACAACTGCAGAACCAGTCAAAGGCGAAATTGGCACAAGTTCAAAGGTCAGGGGTGACTTGGCAAATAAGGCTTCGAGGAAGGGCCCGTCACAAATGTCTGACTGTCCCCCCTCATACACCCCTGACAGAAACAGACTCAACGAGAACCAAG ATGATGATGATACTGACCTGGTAGTAGATGCCTTTTCAGACCCAG ACAAAGGCCCATCCTCCAGACCTGCTCTGGGGCTCCCAAGAGGGGCTGAGACCCCTGGGTCTAATGGGTCAGCTGGATCGGAGCCTGTCTGGATGTCCATGGCCCGGGAAAAGACCAGGAGTCTCCAACAGCATCTCAGTCCAGAGACAGAGGCTGGGACAGGGGGGACAGGGGGGACAACAACGCCCCAGTACACCACATCACCACGgccagctccaaccccagccccacAGCCGAGATTACAACCAACAGCTCAGCCATCAACACAACCTCCATCACAATCACAGCCAAGCACAAAAACAGCCTCCCAAAAACAAACATCACCCCCAGTGGTACAACCCCCATCTCAACCAATACCAAGCGGTAGACCAATCCTACAGGAAATGCATCTGACAGCTAAACTCAAAACATTGCCTTCAGATCAGCCTAACACACAAACAGCATCACAACCGACACCACAAGGAACAGCTCAACAGCTGACACAACCGTCCTCCCAAACTCACACGCCAACCAGACCAACTCTACGAGGAGCGTCTGAGAGATCCTCCACGTCTCTGAAGAGAGCTGAGAAGATTTCTGTGGAGAAATGGACAGAAAGAGCGCTCCCGACTGGGACTATG GAGGAATCTAGCAATGGTCAAATTGAGATTCACATCTCAAAGCCTGAGATACCTTCATCATCGTCATACCGGGGTCAGCCAACCTGGATGGAACTTGCCAAGAGGAAATCTCTGGCCTGGAGTGACAAGACTATGGACTAA
- the LOC110527359 gene encoding CRACD-like protein isoform X2, with product MDTNAGEVEDSGEELTGRKKSRFKLLKSRLFGRLKRKETEGLMKQSQSASDVTADVIAPRDDDSEDDCLGSPNTLGSRALSHDSIFLAAQSQRSSEPTRVLSQNVHGRIQELQLKLRQQNMCLGPPPLLIPGKRMEDSGATSDGDGLPQSPPVILFHDRTAQGPSYKFPDTHRHHSSLSLAGTGSEEEEQCLSQPSSRPLSPNPASPCDPEPSPAVDFTSPAQYTPSLDSSAARHRMSVKPRNQRASAKGRKGPLRASRLGSESMSDLDPDQPLSEREEEQDGTEDEDREEEEERERPFSSSPKDSEEKPWQSVPPGGQKEVLQRQESSETEGRVTTNPLYLQAMTSPLSEPMTKTSILETPSLSTPPSAAVEEPQKPPEPIRVKRPRTLIQDNSDQGSRPGSTSENTLSRPLSHVYGSDSTTNQLPSKEKPEENMTPATSNKGDRLSRNTQGVSLAVTSSSTHHSALPTPAPHIIRQTQRPASERESVRETTAVPLSGVNEETSKLDLVQRRRGLPTGHEDTLPRANSLSTSSLRQRSKSATGRAQTGTRNKEMNAEGKVGEGLVAKNPHQESVRRQEVKPEQATFKGLKENQPQPSRQERNVQTEVEVVEETGLKGGEKRDGQSEGNEEKEQERRSAFGVKLRTTSQSLKYRLERDQQFRVKFHIVSTTAEPVKGEIGTSSKVRGDLANKASRKGPSQMSDCPPSYTPDRNRLNENQDKGPSSRPALGLPRGAETPGSNGSAGSEPVWMSMAREKTRSLQQHLSPETEAGTGGTGGTTTPQYTTSPRPAPTPAPQPRLQPTAQPSTQPPSQSQPSTKTASQKQTSPPVVQPPSQPIPSGRPILQEMHLTAKLKTLPSDQPNTQTASQPTPQGTAQQLTQPSSQTHTPTRPTLRGASERSSTSLKRAEKISVEKWTERALPTGTMEESSNGQIEIHISKPEIPSSSSYRGQPTWMELAKRKSLAWSDKTMD from the exons ATGGATACTAACGCTGGGGAAGTGGAGGACTCAGGAGAAGAGCTTACAG GGAGGAAGAAGTCTCGGTTCAAGCTGCTGAAGAGTCGTCTGTTTGGCCGTCTGAAGAGGAAGGAGACTGAAGGACTGATGAAGCAGAGCCAGTCCGCCAGTGATGTCACTGCTGATGTCATAGCTCCGAGGGACGACGACTCAGAGGATGACTGTTT GGGCAGTCCAAATACACTGGGGTCCAGAGCTCTGTCACATGACAGCATCTTCCTGGCTGCCCAATCACAGAGATCCTCTGAGCCGACGAGGGTTCTGTCTCAGAACGTACACGGCAGGATACAAGAACTGCAG CTGAAACTGCGGCAGCAGAACATGTGTCTGGGCCCTCCCCCCTTGCTGATCCCTGGAAAGAGAATGGAAGATTCCGGAGCTACCTCTGACGGTGATGGTTTGCCCCAGAGCCCTCCAGTGATCTTGTTCCATGATCGAACAGCACAGGGGCCTTCCTACAAG TTCCCTGACACTCACAGGCACCATAGCTCTCTGAGtttagcagggacagggagtgaggaggaggagcag TGCCTCTCCCAGCcctcctcccgtcctctctccccGAATCCTGCTTCCCCCTGTGATCCAGAGCCCTCCCCTGCAGTGGACTTtaccagcccagcccagtacaCTCCTAGCCTGGACAGCTCTGCCGCCCGTCACCGCATGTCTGTTAAACCCAGGAACCAGAGGGCCAGCGCCAAGGGAAGGAAAGGTCCCCTG AGAGCAAGCAGACTTGGCTCAGAGAGCATGAGTGACCTGGACCCAGACCAGCCCCTGTctgagagggaggaagagcagGATGGAACGGAGGAcgaggacagagaggaagaggaggagagggagagaccgttCTCTTCATCTCCAAAAGACTCTGAGGAGAAGCCCTGGCAGTCAGTACCCCCTGGTGGTCAGAAAGAGgtattacagagacaagagtccTCCGAGACAGAGGGACGCGTCACCACcaaccctctctacctccaggcTATGACCTCTCCTCTATCAGAACCCATGACCAAGACCTCCATCCTGGAGACCCCGAGCTTGTCCACTCCCCCTTCAGCAGCAGTGGAGGAGCCACAGAAGCCCCCGGAACCTATCCGGGTCAAACGCCCAAGAACTCTCATCCAGGATAATTCAGACCAGGGAAGTCGGCCTGGGTCTACATCTGAAAATACCCTCTCCAGGCCTCTCAGTCATGTCTATGGATCAGACTCTACCACAAATCAACTTCCCTCAAAAGAGAAGCCAGAGGAGAATATGACCCCAGCCACCTCTAACAAGGGAGACAGGTTGAGCAGAAACACACAGGGTGTGAGCCTAGCGGTCACCAGCAGCTCTACACACCACTCTGCTCTACCTACCCCTGCCCCTCACATTAtaagacaaacacagagacctgCTTCTGAGAGAGAGTCTGTCAGAGAGACTACAGCAGTCCCACTGTCGGGCGTTAATGAAGAAACCTCCAAATTGGACCTggtgcagaggaggagagggctacCTACTGGCCATGAAGACACACTGCCTAGAGCAAACAGTTTATCCACCTCCTCCTTGAGACAACGTTCCAAGAGCGCCACTGGCAGAGCCCAAACAGGGACGAGAAACAAGGAGATGAATGCAGAAGGAAaagtaggggagggtttggtggCCAAGAACCCTCATCAGGAGTCTGTCAGAAGGCAAGAGGTAAAACCAGAGCAGGCCACATTTAAAGGTCTGAAGGAAAACCAACCACAACCCTCACGTCAGGAGAGAAACGTACAAACAGAGGTAGAAGTAGTGGAGGAGACAGGactgaagggaggagagaaaagggatGGGCAGAGTGAGGGAAATGAGGAgaaggagcaggagaggaggagtgctTTCGGAGTGAAGCTGCGCACCACTTCTCAGTCTCTGAAGTATCGCTTGGAAAGGGACCAACAATTCAGGGTTAAGTTTCATATTGTCTCAACAACTGCAGAACCAGTCAAAGGCGAAATTGGCACAAGTTCAAAGGTCAGGGGTGACTTGGCAAATAAGGCTTCGAGGAAGGGCCCGTCACAAATGTCTGACTGTCCCCCCTCATACACCCCTGACAGAAACAGACTCAACGAGAACCAAG ACAAAGGCCCATCCTCCAGACCTGCTCTGGGGCTCCCAAGAGGGGCTGAGACCCCTGGGTCTAATGGGTCAGCTGGATCGGAGCCTGTCTGGATGTCCATGGCCCGGGAAAAGACCAGGAGTCTCCAACAGCATCTCAGTCCAGAGACAGAGGCTGGGACAGGGGGGACAGGGGGGACAACAACGCCCCAGTACACCACATCACCACGgccagctccaaccccagccccacAGCCGAGATTACAACCAACAGCTCAGCCATCAACACAACCTCCATCACAATCACAGCCAAGCACAAAAACAGCCTCCCAAAAACAAACATCACCCCCAGTGGTACAACCCCCATCTCAACCAATACCAAGCGGTAGACCAATCCTACAGGAAATGCATCTGACAGCTAAACTCAAAACATTGCCTTCAGATCAGCCTAACACACAAACAGCATCACAACCGACACCACAAGGAACAGCTCAACAGCTGACACAACCGTCCTCCCAAACTCACACGCCAACCAGACCAACTCTACGAGGAGCGTCTGAGAGATCCTCCACGTCTCTGAAGAGAGCTGAGAAGATTTCTGTGGAGAAATGGACAGAAAGAGCGCTCCCGACTGGGACTATG GAGGAATCTAGCAATGGTCAAATTGAGATTCACATCTCAAAGCCTGAGATACCTTCATCATCGTCATACCGGGGTCAGCCAACCTGGATGGAACTTGCCAAGAGGAAATCTCTGGCCTGGAGTGACAAGACTATGGACTAA
- the LOC110527359 gene encoding CRACD-like protein isoform X3, whose product MDTNAGEVEDSGEELTGRKKSRFKLLKSRLFGRLKRKETEGLMKQSQSASDVTADVIAPRDDDSEDDCLGSPNTLGSRALSHDSIFLAAQSQRSSEPTRVLSQNVHGRIQELQLKLRQQNMCLGPPPLLIPGKRMEDSGATSDGDGLPQSPPVILFHDRTAQGPSYKCLSQPSSRPLSPNPASPCDPEPSPAVDFTSPAQYTPSLDSSAARHRMSVKPRNQRASAKGRKGPLRASRLGSESMSDLDPDQPLSEREEEQDGTEDEDREEEEERERPFSSSPKDSEEKPWQSVPPGGQKEVLQRQESSETEGRVTTNPLYLQAMTSPLSEPMTKTSILETPSLSTPPSAAVEEPQKPPEPIRVKRPRTLIQDNSDQGSRPGSTSENTLSRPLSHVYGSDSTTNQLPSKEKPEENMTPATSNKGDRLSRNTQGVSLAVTSSSTHHSALPTPAPHIIRQTQRPASERESVRETTAVPLSGVNEETSKLDLVQRRRGLPTGHEDTLPRANSLSTSSLRQRSKSATGRAQTGTRNKEMNAEGKVGEGLVAKNPHQESVRRQEVKPEQATFKGLKENQPQPSRQERNVQTEVEVVEETGLKGGEKRDGQSEGNEEKEQERRSAFGVKLRTTSQSLKYRLERDQQFRVKFHIVSTTAEPVKGEIGTSSKVRGDLANKASRKGPSQMSDCPPSYTPDRNRLNENQDDDDTDLVVDAFSDPDKGPSSRPALGLPRGAETPGSNGSAGSEPVWMSMAREKTRSLQQHLSPETEAGTGGTGGTTTPQYTTSPRPAPTPAPQPRLQPTAQPSTQPPSQSQPSTKTASQKQTSPPVVQPPSQPIPSGRPILQEMHLTAKLKTLPSDQPNTQTASQPTPQGTAQQLTQPSSQTHTPTRPTLRGASERSSTSLKRAEKISVEKWTERALPTGTMEESSNGQIEIHISKPEIPSSSSYRGQPTWMELAKRKSLAWSDKTMD is encoded by the exons ATGGATACTAACGCTGGGGAAGTGGAGGACTCAGGAGAAGAGCTTACAG GGAGGAAGAAGTCTCGGTTCAAGCTGCTGAAGAGTCGTCTGTTTGGCCGTCTGAAGAGGAAGGAGACTGAAGGACTGATGAAGCAGAGCCAGTCCGCCAGTGATGTCACTGCTGATGTCATAGCTCCGAGGGACGACGACTCAGAGGATGACTGTTT GGGCAGTCCAAATACACTGGGGTCCAGAGCTCTGTCACATGACAGCATCTTCCTGGCTGCCCAATCACAGAGATCCTCTGAGCCGACGAGGGTTCTGTCTCAGAACGTACACGGCAGGATACAAGAACTGCAG CTGAAACTGCGGCAGCAGAACATGTGTCTGGGCCCTCCCCCCTTGCTGATCCCTGGAAAGAGAATGGAAGATTCCGGAGCTACCTCTGACGGTGATGGTTTGCCCCAGAGCCCTCCAGTGATCTTGTTCCATGATCGAACAGCACAGGGGCCTTCCTACAAG TGCCTCTCCCAGCcctcctcccgtcctctctccccGAATCCTGCTTCCCCCTGTGATCCAGAGCCCTCCCCTGCAGTGGACTTtaccagcccagcccagtacaCTCCTAGCCTGGACAGCTCTGCCGCCCGTCACCGCATGTCTGTTAAACCCAGGAACCAGAGGGCCAGCGCCAAGGGAAGGAAAGGTCCCCTG AGAGCAAGCAGACTTGGCTCAGAGAGCATGAGTGACCTGGACCCAGACCAGCCCCTGTctgagagggaggaagagcagGATGGAACGGAGGAcgaggacagagaggaagaggaggagagggagagaccgttCTCTTCATCTCCAAAAGACTCTGAGGAGAAGCCCTGGCAGTCAGTACCCCCTGGTGGTCAGAAAGAGgtattacagagacaagagtccTCCGAGACAGAGGGACGCGTCACCACcaaccctctctacctccaggcTATGACCTCTCCTCTATCAGAACCCATGACCAAGACCTCCATCCTGGAGACCCCGAGCTTGTCCACTCCCCCTTCAGCAGCAGTGGAGGAGCCACAGAAGCCCCCGGAACCTATCCGGGTCAAACGCCCAAGAACTCTCATCCAGGATAATTCAGACCAGGGAAGTCGGCCTGGGTCTACATCTGAAAATACCCTCTCCAGGCCTCTCAGTCATGTCTATGGATCAGACTCTACCACAAATCAACTTCCCTCAAAAGAGAAGCCAGAGGAGAATATGACCCCAGCCACCTCTAACAAGGGAGACAGGTTGAGCAGAAACACACAGGGTGTGAGCCTAGCGGTCACCAGCAGCTCTACACACCACTCTGCTCTACCTACCCCTGCCCCTCACATTAtaagacaaacacagagacctgCTTCTGAGAGAGAGTCTGTCAGAGAGACTACAGCAGTCCCACTGTCGGGCGTTAATGAAGAAACCTCCAAATTGGACCTggtgcagaggaggagagggctacCTACTGGCCATGAAGACACACTGCCTAGAGCAAACAGTTTATCCACCTCCTCCTTGAGACAACGTTCCAAGAGCGCCACTGGCAGAGCCCAAACAGGGACGAGAAACAAGGAGATGAATGCAGAAGGAAaagtaggggagggtttggtggCCAAGAACCCTCATCAGGAGTCTGTCAGAAGGCAAGAGGTAAAACCAGAGCAGGCCACATTTAAAGGTCTGAAGGAAAACCAACCACAACCCTCACGTCAGGAGAGAAACGTACAAACAGAGGTAGAAGTAGTGGAGGAGACAGGactgaagggaggagagaaaagggatGGGCAGAGTGAGGGAAATGAGGAgaaggagcaggagaggaggagtgctTTCGGAGTGAAGCTGCGCACCACTTCTCAGTCTCTGAAGTATCGCTTGGAAAGGGACCAACAATTCAGGGTTAAGTTTCATATTGTCTCAACAACTGCAGAACCAGTCAAAGGCGAAATTGGCACAAGTTCAAAGGTCAGGGGTGACTTGGCAAATAAGGCTTCGAGGAAGGGCCCGTCACAAATGTCTGACTGTCCCCCCTCATACACCCCTGACAGAAACAGACTCAACGAGAACCAAG ATGATGATGATACTGACCTGGTAGTAGATGCCTTTTCAGACCCAG ACAAAGGCCCATCCTCCAGACCTGCTCTGGGGCTCCCAAGAGGGGCTGAGACCCCTGGGTCTAATGGGTCAGCTGGATCGGAGCCTGTCTGGATGTCCATGGCCCGGGAAAAGACCAGGAGTCTCCAACAGCATCTCAGTCCAGAGACAGAGGCTGGGACAGGGGGGACAGGGGGGACAACAACGCCCCAGTACACCACATCACCACGgccagctccaaccccagccccacAGCCGAGATTACAACCAACAGCTCAGCCATCAACACAACCTCCATCACAATCACAGCCAAGCACAAAAACAGCCTCCCAAAAACAAACATCACCCCCAGTGGTACAACCCCCATCTCAACCAATACCAAGCGGTAGACCAATCCTACAGGAAATGCATCTGACAGCTAAACTCAAAACATTGCCTTCAGATCAGCCTAACACACAAACAGCATCACAACCGACACCACAAGGAACAGCTCAACAGCTGACACAACCGTCCTCCCAAACTCACACGCCAACCAGACCAACTCTACGAGGAGCGTCTGAGAGATCCTCCACGTCTCTGAAGAGAGCTGAGAAGATTTCTGTGGAGAAATGGACAGAAAGAGCGCTCCCGACTGGGACTATG GAGGAATCTAGCAATGGTCAAATTGAGATTCACATCTCAAAGCCTGAGATACCTTCATCATCGTCATACCGGGGTCAGCCAACCTGGATGGAACTTGCCAAGAGGAAATCTCTGGCCTGGAGTGACAAGACTATGGACTAA